One genomic region from Sphingomicrobium aestuariivivum encodes:
- a CDS encoding DnaJ C-terminal domain-containing protein encodes MDLYQQLGVSRSASEADIKKAYRSLAKQLHPDRNKDNPKAAERFGKVTQAYDILSDKDKRARYDRGEIDEEGNPKSPFGAGFGGGSPFGGGGGGRAQGYPGAGAGQAGFEEADLSDLFEGIFGGGRQRQSQSQGGGGFGGFGRRGPPPKGADANYRLTVPFIDAATLEPQRVKLAGGKTLDMKLPKGVEDGTRIRLAGQGEEGPGGKGDALVTIAIAGHKYFKRDGDDIRLDLPITLPEAVLGAKVKVPTVTGAVTMTIPKGTSGGTVMRLKGKGFSKKAGGNGDQLVTLEIDIPKGDKALEDFAAGWTHPGNPREGMGG; translated from the coding sequence ATGGACCTATACCAGCAACTGGGCGTCTCGCGCAGCGCGAGCGAAGCCGACATCAAGAAAGCCTATCGCAGCCTTGCCAAGCAGCTGCACCCCGACCGCAACAAGGATAATCCGAAGGCGGCCGAGCGCTTCGGCAAGGTCACGCAGGCCTATGACATCCTGTCCGACAAGGACAAGCGCGCGCGCTACGACCGCGGCGAGATCGACGAGGAGGGCAATCCCAAGTCGCCCTTCGGCGCCGGTTTCGGCGGGGGCAGCCCCTTCGGCGGCGGCGGCGGCGGCCGCGCGCAGGGCTATCCCGGTGCCGGCGCGGGGCAGGCGGGCTTCGAGGAAGCCGATCTTTCCGACCTGTTCGAAGGCATTTTCGGTGGCGGGCGCCAGCGCCAGTCGCAGTCGCAGGGCGGCGGCGGCTTCGGCGGTTTCGGGCGGCGCGGACCGCCCCCCAAGGGTGCCGATGCCAACTATCGCCTCACCGTGCCCTTCATCGATGCAGCCACGCTCGAGCCGCAGCGGGTCAAGCTGGCGGGGGGCAAGACGCTCGACATGAAGCTGCCCAAGGGGGTCGAGGACGGCACCAGGATTCGCCTCGCCGGCCAGGGCGAGGAAGGCCCCGGCGGCAAGGGCGATGCGCTCGTCACCATCGCCATCGCCGGCCACAAATATTTCAAGCGCGACGGGGACGACATCCGCCTCGACCTGCCGATCACGCTCCCCGAAGCAGTGCTGGGGGCCAAGGTGAAGGTGCCGACCGTCACGGGCGCGGTCACGATGACCATCCCCAAGGGTACCAGCGGCGGCACCGTCATGCGCCTCAAGGGCAAGGGCTTTTCGAAGAAGGCGGGCGGCAATGGCGACCAGCTCGTCACGCTCGAGATCGACATCCCGAAGGGCGACAAGGCACTCGAGGACTTCGCCGCCGGCTGGACCCACCCCGGCAACCCGCGCGAGGGAATGGGAGGGTAG
- the pdxH gene encoding pyridoxamine 5'-phosphate oxidase translates to MDMDPFQLFDDWFAEACAREPSDPNAMALATATPDGLPSVRIVLLKDHGPDGFTFYTNKQSRKGAELAANAHAALAFHWKSTYRQVRITGRVEHVDEATADAYFDSRGRDKQLAATASDQSRPLPSREVFLGRIAALEEEYPEGDLPRPAHWGGYRLVPDSIEFWEGTPERMHHRILFTRTGEGWREGLLYP, encoded by the coding sequence ATGGATATGGATCCGTTCCAATTGTTCGACGACTGGTTTGCCGAGGCGTGCGCCCGCGAACCCTCCGATCCCAACGCCATGGCGCTGGCCACCGCGACCCCCGACGGGCTGCCCTCGGTGCGCATCGTGCTCCTGAAGGACCACGGGCCGGACGGCTTCACCTTTTATACCAACAAGCAGAGCCGCAAGGGCGCGGAGCTTGCCGCCAACGCCCATGCCGCGCTCGCCTTCCACTGGAAATCGACCTATCGGCAGGTGCGCATCACGGGGCGGGTCGAACATGTCGACGAGGCCACCGCCGATGCCTATTTCGACAGCCGCGGGCGCGACAAGCAGCTCGCCGCCACCGCCTCCGACCAGAGCCGCCCGCTGCCCTCGCGCGAGGTTTTCCTGGGTCGCATCGCCGCGCTCGAGGAGGAATATCCCGAAGGCGACCTGCCGCGGCCGGCGCATTGGGGCGGCTATCGACTCGTCCCCGACAGCATCGAATTCTGGGAAGGCACGCCGGAACGCATGCACCACCGTATCCTTTTCACCCGGACCGGCGAGGGCTGGCGCGAGGGACTTCTCTATCCATGA
- a CDS encoding aldo/keto reductase produces the protein MSDQPHLTLNDDREMPQLGFGTWQVEEEDAAGVVKTALDVGYRLVDTAAIYENERGVGKGLEGREDIWLTTKIWNDDQGYAEAKTAFGHSLNRLGREDVDLLLIHWSCPQKDRFVDTWKAMIELREEGRAKSIGVSNFRREDLARIIEETGFAPAVNQIELHPSFQQRELRALHDELGIRTQSWSPLGQGKGMDADVVGRIAEETGQSPAAVIIRWHLQSGLLVIPKASSRAHMADNLSALDFTLSDAQMAAIDGLDRADGRIGPDPADYC, from the coding sequence ATGAGCGACCAGCCGCACCTTACCCTGAACGATGATCGCGAGATGCCGCAGCTCGGCTTCGGTACCTGGCAGGTCGAGGAGGAGGATGCGGCCGGCGTGGTGAAGACCGCGCTCGATGTCGGCTACCGGCTCGTCGACACGGCGGCGATTTACGAGAATGAGCGCGGGGTCGGCAAGGGGCTCGAAGGGCGCGAGGACATCTGGCTGACGACCAAGATCTGGAATGACGACCAGGGCTATGCGGAAGCGAAGACCGCCTTCGGCCATTCGCTGAACCGGCTCGGGCGCGAGGATGTCGACCTCCTGCTGATCCACTGGTCCTGCCCGCAAAAGGACAGGTTCGTCGACACGTGGAAGGCGATGATCGAACTCCGTGAGGAAGGGCGGGCAAAGTCGATCGGCGTGTCCAATTTTCGCCGCGAGGACCTCGCGCGGATCATCGAGGAGACGGGGTTCGCGCCCGCCGTGAACCAGATCGAGCTGCACCCCAGCTTCCAGCAGCGCGAGTTGCGCGCCTTGCACGACGAGCTTGGGATCAGGACGCAGAGCTGGTCGCCGCTCGGGCAGGGCAAGGGTATGGATGCGGACGTGGTGGGCAGGATCGCCGAGGAGACGGGACAGTCACCCGCCGCGGTGATCATCCGCTGGCACCTGCAGTCGGGCCTCCTCGTCATCCCCAAGGCCTCGAGCCGCGCGCATATGGCGGACAATCTCTCGGCGCTCGATTTCACCCTGTCGGACGCGCAGATGGCGGCGATCGACGGGCTCGACCGGGCAGACGGCCGGATCGGTCCCGACCCGGCCGACTACTGCTAA
- a CDS encoding PhzF family phenazine biosynthesis protein, producing MPTLPFTQVDAFTVGGAALTGNPAAVMPLEGDWFDDATLLAIAVENNLSETAFTLPCADDDADYDLRWFTPGCEVAMCGHATLASAHVLIGEADRIRFRTRKAGIITVTRDGNRLVLDMPFATASKDPRAAQALAAVGSGGEAHFYAGVEPIVIIPLADEAAVRACTPDFGVLKTVEALVIVTAPGNRTDFASRVFAGAYGIDEDPVTGAAHMGLAPYWADRLGKQRMSAHQASTRGGDLSCAITGDRLHLGGEARTVIRGKFSF from the coding sequence ATGCCGACCCTTCCCTTCACGCAGGTCGACGCCTTCACCGTCGGCGGTGCCGCGCTGACCGGCAATCCCGCCGCCGTCATGCCGCTCGAGGGCGACTGGTTCGACGATGCGACGCTGCTCGCCATCGCCGTCGAGAACAACCTGTCCGAGACCGCCTTCACCCTTCCTTGCGCAGATGACGACGCCGATTACGACCTGCGCTGGTTCACGCCCGGTTGCGAGGTCGCCATGTGCGGTCATGCCACGCTGGCGAGCGCGCACGTGCTGATCGGCGAGGCGGACCGCATCCGTTTTCGTACGCGCAAGGCGGGTATCATCACCGTCACCCGCGATGGTAACCGGCTCGTCCTCGACATGCCCTTCGCCACCGCCAGCAAGGATCCCCGCGCGGCGCAAGCGCTGGCCGCCGTCGGTTCGGGCGGGGAGGCGCATTTCTACGCGGGCGTCGAACCAATCGTCATCATCCCGCTTGCCGACGAGGCGGCGGTGCGCGCCTGCACGCCCGACTTCGGCGTGTTGAAAACGGTCGAAGCGCTGGTCATCGTCACCGCACCGGGCAACCGGACCGACTTCGCCAGTCGGGTCTTCGCGGGCGCCTATGGCATCGACGAAGATCCGGTGACCGGCGCCGCGCATATGGGACTGGCCCCCTATTGGGCGGACCGGCTTGGCAAGCAGCGGATGAGCGCGCACCAGGCAAGCACGCGCGGCGGCGACCTGTCCTGCGCGATCACCGGCGATCGCCTCCATCTCGGCGGTGAAGCGCGCACCGTGATCAGGGGTAAGTTTAGTTTTTGA
- a CDS encoding adenylosuccinate synthase: MANVTVIGAQWGDEGKGKIVDWLASRADLVVRFQGGHNAGHTLVVGGTTYKLSLLPSGIVRGTPSVIGNGVVLDPWALKSEIEKVRGQGVEITPDNLWIAENTPLILPIHRDLDALREDALSKGKIGTTRRGIGPAYEDKVGRRAIRVCDLAELDHIAPIFERLCAHHDHLRAGFGEDPIDRDELLAQLREIAGFVTPFVRPVWRDLDEARRDGSRILFEGAQGTMLDVDHGTYPFVTSSNTVSGTVGAGSGMGPNAAGTVLGITKAYTTRVGSGPFPTELHDEIGQRLGERGHEFGTVTSRQRRCGWFDAVLVRKSVAVTGINGIALTKIDVLDGLDSVKICTGYRIDGKEYDYLPASAMLTEKIEPVYEEMPGWSETSAGARSWADMPANAIKYVRRIEELVRCPVTLLSTSPERDDTILVSDPFSQ; encoded by the coding sequence GTGGCCAACGTGACCGTCATCGGCGCCCAGTGGGGCGATGAAGGCAAGGGCAAGATTGTCGACTGGCTGGCAAGCCGCGCCGATCTCGTCGTTCGTTTCCAGGGCGGCCATAATGCCGGCCATACGCTCGTCGTCGGCGGCACCACCTACAAGCTCTCGCTGCTGCCCTCGGGCATCGTGCGCGGCACGCCCAGCGTCATCGGCAACGGCGTCGTCCTCGACCCCTGGGCCCTGAAGAGCGAGATCGAGAAGGTCCGCGGGCAGGGCGTCGAGATCACCCCCGACAATCTCTGGATCGCCGAGAACACGCCGCTGATCCTGCCGATCCACCGCGACCTCGATGCCTTGCGCGAGGATGCGCTGTCGAAGGGCAAGATCGGCACCACGCGTCGTGGCATCGGCCCCGCATACGAGGACAAGGTCGGCCGCCGCGCCATCCGCGTCTGCGATCTTGCCGAACTCGACCATATCGCACCCATCTTCGAGCGGCTGTGCGCGCATCACGATCACCTGCGCGCGGGTTTCGGCGAGGATCCGATCGACCGCGACGAGCTGCTCGCCCAGCTGCGCGAGATCGCCGGTTTCGTCACCCCCTTCGTGCGCCCGGTCTGGCGCGACCTCGACGAAGCGCGCCGCGATGGCAGCCGCATCCTGTTCGAAGGCGCGCAGGGCACCATGCTCGACGTCGACCATGGCACCTATCCCTTCGTCACCTCCTCCAACACCGTGTCAGGCACGGTCGGCGCGGGCTCGGGCATGGGTCCCAATGCGGCGGGCACCGTGCTCGGCATCACCAAGGCCTATACCACCCGCGTCGGCTCGGGCCCCTTCCCGACCGAACTGCATGACGAGATCGGCCAGCGCCTCGGCGAGCGCGGCCATGAATTCGGCACCGTCACCAGCCGCCAGCGCCGCTGCGGCTGGTTCGACGCGGTGCTGGTGCGCAAGTCGGTCGCGGTCACCGGCATCAACGGCATCGCGCTCACCAAGATCGACGTCCTCGACGGCCTCGACTCGGTGAAGATCTGCACCGGCTACAGGATCGACGGCAAGGAGTATGACTATCTCCCCGCCTCGGCGATGCTGACCGAGAAGATCGAGCCGGTCTACGAGGAGATGCCCGGCTGGTCCGAGACCAGCGCCGGCGCGCGCAGCTGGGCCGACATGCCCGCCAATGCGATCAAATATGTCCGCCGGATCGAGGAGCTGGTGCGCTGCCCCGTCACGCTCTTGTCCACGAGCCCCGAGCGCGACGACACCATCCTCGTATCGGATCCGTTCAGCCAGTGA
- the fabI gene encoding enoyl-ACP reductase FabI produces MTGLMKGKRGLIMGLANNKSLAWGISKQLAEQGAELAFTYLGDALKKRVGPLAAELGSDILIDCDVSDMDNLDRAFEELKGHWDSLDFVVHAIGFSDKNELRGGYVDTSLENFLMTMNISAYSLVAVAKRAREMMSDGGSIVTLTYYGAEKVIPHYNVMGVAKAALETSVQYLASDLGPEGIRVNAISAGPIKTLAASGIGDFRYIMRWNELNSPLRRNVTIEDVGGAGLYFCSDLSSGVTGEVHHVDAGYHVVGMKAEDAPDIALD; encoded by the coding sequence ATGACCGGATTGATGAAGGGCAAGCGCGGGCTGATCATGGGGCTCGCCAACAACAAGAGCCTGGCGTGGGGCATCTCCAAGCAGCTCGCCGAGCAGGGCGCCGAGCTCGCCTTCACCTATCTCGGCGATGCCCTGAAAAAGCGCGTCGGTCCGCTCGCGGCCGAGCTGGGCAGCGACATCCTGATCGACTGCGACGTCAGTGACATGGACAATCTCGACCGCGCCTTCGAGGAACTGAAAGGGCATTGGGACAGCCTCGACTTCGTTGTCCACGCCATCGGCTTTTCGGACAAGAACGAGCTGCGCGGCGGTTATGTCGACACCAGCCTCGAGAACTTCCTCATGACGATGAACATCTCGGCCTACAGCCTCGTCGCGGTGGCCAAGCGGGCGCGCGAGATGATGTCGGACGGCGGCTCGATCGTGACGCTGACCTATTATGGCGCCGAAAAGGTCATTCCCCATTACAACGTCATGGGCGTGGCCAAGGCGGCGCTCGAGACGAGCGTGCAATATCTTGCCTCCGATCTCGGTCCCGAGGGCATCCGCGTCAACGCCATCTCGGCGGGCCCGATCAAGACGCTGGCCGCCAGCGGCATCGGCGACTTCCGCTACATCATGCGCTGGAACGAGCTGAATTCGCCGCTCCGCCGCAACGTCACCATCGAGGATGTCGGCGGCGCCGGCCTCTATTTCTGCTCGGACCTGTCGTCGGGCGTGACGGGCGAGGTGCACCATGTCGATGCGGGCTATCATGTCGTCGGCATGAAGGCCGAGGACGCGCCCGACATCGCGCTCGACTGA
- a CDS encoding YkvA family protein, which produces MKDWARRLKREALVLWVAARHPGVPFIAKAVAGLVAAYAFSPIDLIPDFIPVLGLLDDLLIVPLGVWLALKLVPKGLRAILRSEAAALAEKPVRRAGLGIVILLWLGAMLLAWRALA; this is translated from the coding sequence ATGAAGGACTGGGCGCGGCGGCTGAAGCGCGAGGCGCTGGTGCTGTGGGTCGCGGCGCGCCACCCGGGCGTGCCCTTCATCGCCAAGGCGGTGGCGGGGCTGGTCGCGGCCTATGCCTTTTCGCCGATCGACCTCATCCCGGATTTCATTCCCGTGCTCGGGCTGCTCGATGATCTCCTCATCGTGCCGCTCGGCGTGTGGCTGGCCCTGAAGCTCGTGCCCAAGGGACTGCGGGCGATCTTGCGCAGCGAGGCGGCGGCGCTCGCGGAAAAGCCGGTCAGACGCGCGGGGCTGGGGATCGTGATCCTGTTGTGGCTGGGCGCAATGCTGCTGGCGTGGCGCGCGCTGGCCTAG
- a CDS encoding YihY/virulence factor BrkB family protein has product MAALKAKFGADAIRRLRDSDRPWEVTKRVAIGVYSDGFIHAGNLAYISMLAIFPFIILATAVAVLLGEGGASESAILTVLSRLPPNVAEALADPLFEVSARDPGPLLWFGALVGMWTTGSFIETIRDVLRRAYGVRMVAPFWEYRLASIGLIVGAVILLIIAFASSLTLSSVQEMIEQWFPVTKDGAGLVTLLRIIPAVTLYGTIYLVIWALTPLRYRSKSCRIWPGALAITMWWLVTVALLPQAVQLFGGYGKTYGSLAGAMVALIFFYIIGFGVVIGAELNAALASSGDKALKGEHYHGPHVDELEVEDPGEDEEVDEDIEEEGLR; this is encoded by the coding sequence TTGGCAGCGCTCAAGGCCAAGTTCGGTGCCGACGCGATCCGCCGCCTGCGCGATAGCGACCGCCCGTGGGAGGTGACCAAGCGCGTCGCCATCGGTGTCTATTCGGACGGCTTCATCCACGCCGGCAACCTTGCCTATATCTCGATGCTGGCGATCTTCCCCTTCATCATCCTCGCCACCGCCGTCGCGGTGCTGCTGGGGGAAGGGGGGGCGAGCGAGAGCGCGATCCTCACCGTCCTCTCGCGCCTGCCGCCCAATGTCGCCGAAGCGCTCGCCGACCCGTTGTTCGAGGTGTCGGCGCGCGATCCCGGCCCACTCCTGTGGTTCGGCGCGCTGGTCGGCATGTGGACGACGGGCAGTTTCATCGAGACGATCCGCGACGTGCTGCGGCGCGCCTATGGCGTGCGCATGGTCGCGCCCTTCTGGGAATATCGCCTCGCCTCGATCGGGCTGATCGTCGGCGCGGTCATCCTCCTCATCATCGCCTTCGCCTCGAGCCTCACCCTGTCGAGCGTGCAGGAGATGATCGAACAATGGTTTCCCGTGACCAAGGACGGGGCGGGGCTGGTCACGCTCCTGCGCATCATTCCGGCGGTCACGCTCTACGGCACCATCTACCTCGTCATCTGGGCGCTGACCCCGCTGCGCTATCGCAGCAAGAGCTGCCGCATCTGGCCCGGCGCGCTGGCGATCACCATGTGGTGGCTCGTCACCGTCGCGCTCCTGCCGCAGGCGGTCCAGCTGTTCGGCGGTTACGGCAAGACCTATGGCAGCCTTGCGGGCGCCATGGTCGCGCTCATCTTTTTCTACATCATCGGTTTCGGGGTGGTGATCGGGGCGGAACTCAACGCGGCCCTAGCGTCATCGGGCGACAAGGCGCTAAAGGGCGAGCATTATCATGGCCCCCATGTCGACGAACTCGAGGTCGAGGACCCGGGTGAAGACGAGGAGGTCGACGAGGACATCGAAGAAGAGGGATTGAGATGA
- a CDS encoding class I SAM-dependent methyltransferase, with protein MTSRETTGFLPKDHAADAHVGWTDRVAFALFAPFTAPFLLKSLRGGSKAEKERLCDRLGLDCDALPNLGSWKADTGFLHLIVDHILEHRPRHVVEFGCGASSLVIAAALKKAGCPPHLSFDQHAEFVEKTKDWLHEHGLHADIRHAALKPIDDEWPGLFYDTGPLEDGVDMMIIDGPPWTINPMTRGGAERLFGHLAPGATLFLDDASRPGERLVARRWKKAHPEIDFHLWKGGEKGTLVGRKKA; from the coding sequence GTGACCAGCCGCGAGACGACGGGTTTCCTTCCCAAGGACCATGCCGCCGACGCGCATGTCGGCTGGACCGATCGTGTCGCCTTCGCGCTGTTCGCGCCCTTTACCGCGCCATTCCTGCTGAAGAGCCTGCGCGGCGGGTCCAAGGCCGAGAAGGAGCGGCTGTGCGACCGCCTCGGACTCGACTGCGACGCGCTGCCCAACCTCGGCTCGTGGAAGGCCGACACGGGCTTCCTCCACCTCATCGTCGACCATATCCTCGAGCATCGCCCGCGACATGTGGTCGAGTTCGGATGCGGTGCCTCGAGCCTCGTCATCGCCGCCGCGCTGAAAAAGGCGGGCTGCCCGCCGCACCTCAGCTTCGACCAGCATGCCGAGTTCGTCGAGAAAACGAAGGACTGGCTTCACGAGCATGGCCTTCATGCCGACATCCGCCATGCCGCGCTGAAGCCCATCGACGATGAATGGCCGGGCCTCTTCTACGACACCGGCCCGCTCGAGGACGGCGTCGACATGATGATCATCGACGGGCCGCCCTGGACCATCAACCCGATGACCCGCGGCGGCGCCGAGCGGCTATTCGGCCATCTCGCGCCCGGCGCTACCCTGTTCCTCGACGACGCCTCGCGTCCCGGCGAGCGGCTCGTCGCACGGCGCTGGAAGAAGGCGCATCCCGAGATCGATTTCCACCTGTGGAAGGGCGGCGAGAAGGGAACGCTGGTCGGACGCAAGAAGGCCTAG
- a CDS encoding cation diffusion facilitator family transporter — protein MSGLHGHSHGHGHGHAHDHHGERASLTSKAAIFSVSVALFLVGIKVWASWSTDSVAMLGSLADTSLDLIASLVTFFGVRYAAMPADEEHRFGHGKAEAIAALFQVILISVSAIGIAWRAIARFGSGERTHELELGVGVSAVAILVTLALLAYQRMVIRKTGSVAIATDHVHYQSDLLLNAAVIAALALDQLGNFPLADPIFGILIALWLLRGAWAGASHAVDQLMDREWDDEKRDRFIAMINAHPELHGIHELRTRTSGGHDFAQFHIWLDPRMTVAEAHDVMDDVERRIKKEFPGVDILIHPDPKGLEEPGQDMTPETAGN, from the coding sequence ATGAGCGGATTGCACGGACATAGCCACGGGCACGGGCACGGCCATGCCCATGACCATCACGGCGAGCGCGCCAGCCTGACCTCCAAGGCCGCGATCTTCTCGGTCTCGGTCGCGCTCTTCCTTGTCGGCATCAAGGTCTGGGCCAGCTGGTCGACGGACAGCGTCGCCATGCTCGGCAGTCTTGCCGACACCAGCCTCGACCTCATCGCCAGCCTCGTCACCTTCTTCGGCGTGCGCTACGCCGCCATGCCCGCCGACGAGGAACATCGCTTCGGCCATGGCAAGGCGGAGGCCATCGCCGCGCTCTTCCAGGTCATCCTCATCTCGGTCAGCGCCATTGGTATCGCGTGGCGTGCCATCGCGCGTTTCGGCTCGGGCGAGCGCACGCACGAACTCGAACTGGGCGTCGGTGTGTCGGCGGTGGCGATCCTCGTCACCCTCGCGCTGCTCGCCTACCAGCGCATGGTGATCAGGAAGACCGGTTCGGTGGCCATCGCCACCGACCATGTCCACTACCAGTCGGACCTCCTGCTCAACGCTGCGGTGATTGCCGCGCTGGCGCTGGACCAGCTCGGAAACTTCCCGCTCGCCGACCCCATTTTCGGCATCCTCATCGCGCTGTGGCTGCTGCGCGGGGCCTGGGCGGGGGCAAGCCATGCCGTCGACCAGCTGATGGACCGCGAGTGGGACGACGAGAAACGCGACCGCTTCATCGCCATGATCAACGCCCATCCCGAACTGCATGGCATTCACGAGCTTCGCACCCGCACGAGCGGAGGCCATGATTTCGCGCAATTCCACATCTGGCTCGACCCGCGCATGACGGTGGCCGAGGCGCATGACGTGATGGACGACGTGGAACGCCGCATCAAAAAGGAATTCCCCGGCGTCGACATCCTCATCCATCCCGATCCCAAGGGGCTGGAGGAGCCGGGGCAGGACATGACGCCCGAAACGGCGGGCAACTGA
- the serA gene encoding phosphoglycerate dehydrogenase, translating into MTVKVLIADKMDPRAAEIFRERGIEVDEKPGLNPEELKAIIGDYDGLAVRSATKPNADILAHADKLKVIGRAGIGVDNIDIPAATSRGIVVMNTPFGNSITTAEHAVALMFALARQLPEADASTQAGKWEKSRFMGVELTGKTLGLIGAGNIGSIVASRAQGLKMKVVAFDPFLSPERAVDLGIEKVELDELLRRADFITLHTPLTDETRNILSRERLEQTKKGVRIVNCARGGLIDEEALKDLLESGHIAGAALDVFKEEPAKDSPLFGTPGFVATPHLGASTTEAQVNVAIQVAEQMSDYLLLGGVTNALNSPSISAEEAPRVKPYMGLATNLGRLVGQVLGEDVCAISVEVEGAAAELSITPISGAVLAGLMGSYSDSVNMVNAPVLAKDRGLDVSEVRHSHEGDYHTLVRVKATLPDGSKCSVAGTLFGNANPRLVDMFGVDVEAELTGPMLYIVNADQPGFIGALGSTLGDAGVNIATFALGRRDIGGEALALVAIDSQPTDQLLEALRAIPDVKRVVPLRFD; encoded by the coding sequence ATGACCGTCAAAGTCCTCATCGCCGACAAGATGGACCCCCGCGCCGCCGAGATCTTCCGCGAGCGCGGCATCGAGGTGGACGAGAAACCGGGCCTCAACCCCGAAGAGTTGAAAGCCATCATCGGCGATTATGACGGGCTCGCCGTGCGTTCGGCGACCAAGCCCAATGCCGACATTCTCGCCCACGCGGACAAGCTGAAGGTCATCGGCCGCGCCGGCATCGGCGTCGACAATATCGACATCCCCGCCGCCACCAGCCGCGGCATCGTCGTCATGAACACCCCCTTCGGCAATTCGATCACCACCGCCGAACATGCCGTCGCGCTGATGTTCGCGCTCGCCCGCCAGCTGCCCGAGGCCGATGCCTCGACGCAGGCGGGCAAGTGGGAGAAATCGCGCTTCATGGGGGTCGAGCTGACCGGCAAGACGCTGGGCCTCATCGGCGCGGGCAATATCGGCTCGATCGTCGCGTCCCGCGCGCAGGGCCTCAAGATGAAGGTCGTCGCCTTCGACCCCTTCCTCTCCCCCGAGCGCGCGGTCGACCTCGGCATCGAGAAGGTGGAGCTCGACGAGCTCTTGCGCCGCGCCGATTTCATCACGCTGCACACCCCGCTCACCGACGAGACGCGCAACATCCTGTCGCGCGAGCGGCTCGAGCAGACCAAGAAGGGCGTGCGCATCGTCAATTGCGCGCGCGGCGGCCTGATCGACGAGGAGGCGCTGAAGGACCTCCTCGAGAGCGGCCATATCGCCGGCGCCGCGCTCGACGTGTTCAAGGAAGAGCCCGCCAAGGACAGCCCGCTGTTCGGTACGCCGGGCTTCGTCGCCACCCCGCACCTCGGCGCCTCGACCACCGAGGCGCAGGTCAATGTCGCCATCCAGGTCGCCGAACAGATGAGCGATTATCTGCTATTGGGGGGCGTGACCAATGCCTTGAACTCGCCCTCCATCAGCGCCGAGGAAGCGCCGCGCGTGAAGCCCTACATGGGCCTCGCCACCAACCTCGGGCGCCTCGTCGGCCAAGTGCTGGGCGAGGATGTCTGTGCCATCTCGGTCGAGGTCGAGGGCGCGGCCGCCGAGCTCAGCATCACGCCGATTTCGGGAGCCGTGCTGGCGGGGCTCATGGGCAGCTATTCGGACAGCGTGAACATGGTCAACGCGCCCGTGCTGGCCAAGGATCGCGGTCTCGACGTCTCCGAGGTGCGACACAGCCACGAGGGCGATTATCACACGCTGGTGCGGGTCAAGGCGACCCTCCCCGACGGCTCGAAATGCTCGGTTGCGGGCACGCTGTTCGGCAATGCCAATCCGCGTCTCGTCGACATGTTCGGGGTCGATGTCGAAGCCGAACTCACCGGCCCGATGCTCTATATCGTCAACGCCGACCAGCCGGGCTTCATCGGCGCGCTGGGCTCGACGCTCGGCGATGCGGGGGTGAATATCGCCACCTTCGCCCTCGGGCGCCGCGACATCGGCGGCGAGGCGCTGGCGCTCGTCGCCATCGATTCGCAGCCAACCGACCAGCTGCTCGAGGCGCTGCGCGCGATCCCCGACGTGAAGCGCGTGGTGCCGCTCCGCTTCGATTAG
- a CDS encoding acylphosphatase: MVARHLHITGKVQGVFFRDTTRKEAEARGVTGWVRNCEDGSVEAYVEGSRIAVDELIDRLAEGPPAAKVAAVESEEVLPQGCERFLIKR; this comes from the coding sequence ATGGTCGCACGGCATCTCCACATCACCGGCAAGGTCCAGGGGGTCTTCTTTCGCGATACGACGCGCAAGGAGGCCGAGGCGCGCGGCGTGACCGGCTGGGTGCGCAACTGCGAGGACGGCAGCGTCGAGGCCTATGTCGAGGGCAGCCGCATCGCGGTGGACGAGCTGATCGACCGGCTCGCCGAAGGACCGCCCGCGGCGAAGGTCGCGGCGGTGGAGAGCGAAGAGGTCCTGCCGCAGGGCTGCGAGCGTTTCCTCATCAAGCGATGA